Within the Pseudomonas oryzae genome, the region TGAGCTGCTGGACGACCAGGCCGGTGGCCAGCAGCACGCCGGTCAGCGCCAGCATGAACAGCACGCCGAGGCGCGCGGTGAGCGACAGGCGCTGGATCACGTCGGGGTATCCAGCAGATAGCCCATGCCGCGCACGGTGTGGATCAGCTTGGGCTCGAAGCCGTCGTCGATCTTGGCGCGCAGGCGGCGGATGGCCACCTCGATGACGTTGGTGTCGCTGTCGAAGTTCATGTCCCACACCTGCGAGGCGATCAGCGACTTGGGCAGCACCTCGCCCTGGCGGCGCAGCAGCAGCTCGAGCAGGGCGAACTCCTTGGCGGTCAGGTCGATGCGCTGGCCGCCGCGGCTGGCGCGGCGCTTGAGCAGGTCCACCTCGAGATCGGCGACCTGCAGGCGGGTCGGCACCGTGCTGGCCTGGCCGCGGCGCAGCAGGGTGCGCACCCGCGCCAGCAGCTCGGCGAAGGCGAACGGCTTGACCAGGTAGTCGTCGGCACCCAGCTCCAGGCCCTTGACCCGGTCCTCGACGCGGTCGCGCGCGGTGAGGAACAGCACCGGCAGCGCCTGCCCGGCACCGCGCAGCCGACGCAGCACCTCCCAGCCGTCCAGTCCGGGCATCATCACGTCCAGCACCAGCAGGTCGTAGTCCTCGGCCAGCGCGCACTGCAGCGCCTCGTTGCCGTTGTCGACACGCTCGACGGCGAACCCCGCCTCGCTCAGGCCCTGCTGCAGGTAGACGCCGATCTTGGGATCGTCCTCGGCCACCAGGATTTTCATGGCTTGCTCTCCTTTACCAGGCAAGCGATTGTGACGCCACGGCCCCGCCGGCGACCAGTCACTGACAGAAATGTAATCCGGCCGGCATGCGCCGACAGCCACGGCCAACCGAACTACCTTGATATGATCCACACAGATCCACTCCCCGGTCGGCGCCGTATCTCCTGGCCGGTCACCGCGCGCGAAGGGCCGTAGCCGCATGACAGACAGCAAGGAGACCATGGGCGTGGACGACAGCCCCTCCCCGATCCGCCGGCTGGAGCTGATCCGGAAAAGCCTGACCATCGCCGGCCTCTATGCCCTGGCCGGCTTTGCCGCCCTGCTGCTGACCCACAGCTCCGGCTATGCCTCGCCGATCTGGCCGGCGGCCGGCATCGCCGTCGCCGCGCTGCTCGCCTGGGGGCCGCGCTGCTGGCCGGGCGTCTGGCTCGGCAGCCTGCTGGCCCACCTGTGGCTGTATCCCTCGCTGCCGGGAGCCGGTATCGGCGCCCTGCTGGCCACGGCCACCACCCTGCAGTGCCTGCTCGCCACCGCCCTGGCGCGGCGCTACCTGGGCGGCAGCCTGATGCTGGCCGGCGACCGGGGGCTGGCGACCTGCCTGCTGGCCAGCGGCCCGCTGAGCTGCACCGTGGCCCCCACCCTCGGCAGCGCGTTGATGCTCGCCGCCGGCCGCATCGAAGCCGACAACCTGCTCAACGAGTGGCTGTTCTGGTGGACCGGCGACACCCTCGGCGTGCTGCTGTTCGCCCCGCTGGCTCGCCTGCTGTGGCCGGGCGCGCAGCCGCTGCGGATCACCGGCGTCGGCAACTACCGCTTCGCCCTGCCGCTGCTGATCACCGCCATCCTGCTGGTAGTCGGTCATCTCGGCCTGTCGCAGCTGGAGGAACTGCGCGCCCGCAGCGAGGCACGCAAGCTGATGGAGGTCATCAGCGACAGCGGCTCGCGCGAGCTGGCCGAGACGCTCTACCCGCTCATGGGCCTGGCCCACTTCATCGCCGCCAGCCAGGAGGTGACCCGCGATGAGTTCCGCTACTACACGCGCAGCTTCATCAGCCGCCCGGCGATCCTCTCGGTGGACTGGGCGCCGCGCATCACCGGCGCGCAGCGCCCCGCCCTCGAGGCCGCCGCCGCCCTGGGCGGCTTTCCGGCCTTCCGCATCAGCGATCTGGACAGCGCCGCCCGCCTGCGCCCGGCCGGCGACCGTGACGAGTACTTCCCGGTGCTGTTCAACGAACAGGTGGAGATGAGCGAAACGGTGCTCGGCCTCGACCACGCCTTCGAGCAGCCGCGACGCGAGGCCATGCGCCTGGCCCTCGACCAGGGACTGGCGATCGCCACGGACCGCATCCGCCTGGCGCGCACCCAGCGCCGCGCCTCGCTGGTGTTCATTCCGGTGCACCAGCTCGGCCAGAGCACCGACCCGGGGCCGCCGACCGGCTTCGTGGTCGGCGTGCTGGACATCGAGCAACTGTTCGCCCCCCTGCTCGCCATGGCCCGGGAAAGCCAGCTCGCCCTGCGCATCACCGACATCACCCCCGGCGCAGCGCCCAGCAACCTCATCGGCGCGCTGAGCGCGGGCACGCACAGCGACTGGCGCCACGACTTCGAGATCGGCGGACGCACCTGGCGCCTGGAGATGGAACCGGAGATGCCGCTGTGGCAGCCCGGCTCGACCACCGAGGGGCGCCTGTTCCTCGGCTTCTCGATCTTCACCGCGTTCCTCGCCGTGTTCGCCACCCTGAGCAGTGCCGAGCGGCACAGCCTGGTGTCCAGCCAGGTGGCCGTGCAGACCGCCCAGCTGCACCAGGCCGCCAGCCAGCTCGGCACCCTGAACAGCGAACTGCAGCAGCGCATCGAGGAGCGCAGCCAGGCGCTCGCCGAGCTGCATGCCAAGCAGGAAGAGATTCGCGCCGTCCTCGACCATCTGCTCGAATGCGTGATCACCATCGACAGCCGCGGCATCGTGCACAGCGTCAACCCAGCCATCGAGCCGCTGCTGGGCTACCGCCGGGAGGAACTGCTCGGACGCAG harbors:
- a CDS encoding heavy metal response regulator transcription factor; its protein translation is MKILVAEDDPKIGVYLQQGLSEAGFAVERVDNGNEALQCALAEDYDLLVLDVMMPGLDGWEVLRRLRGAGQALPVLFLTARDRVEDRVKGLELGADDYLVKPFAFAELLARVRTLLRRGQASTVPTRLQVADLEVDLLKRRASRGGQRIDLTAKEFALLELLLRRQGEVLPKSLIASQVWDMNFDSDTNVIEVAIRRLRAKIDDGFEPKLIHTVRGMGYLLDTPT
- a CDS encoding CHASE domain-containing protein, producing the protein MTDSKETMGVDDSPSPIRRLELIRKSLTIAGLYALAGFAALLLTHSSGYASPIWPAAGIAVAALLAWGPRCWPGVWLGSLLAHLWLYPSLPGAGIGALLATATTLQCLLATALARRYLGGSLMLAGDRGLATCLLASGPLSCTVAPTLGSALMLAAGRIEADNLLNEWLFWWTGDTLGVLLFAPLARLLWPGAQPLRITGVGNYRFALPLLITAILLVVGHLGLSQLEELRARSEARKLMEVISDSGSRELAETLYPLMGLAHFIAASQEVTRDEFRYYTRSFISRPAILSVDWAPRITGAQRPALEAAAALGGFPAFRISDLDSAARLRPAGDRDEYFPVLFNEQVEMSETVLGLDHAFEQPRREAMRLALDQGLAIATDRIRLARTQRRASLVFIPVHQLGQSTDPGPPTGFVVGVLDIEQLFAPLLAMARESQLALRITDITPGAAPSNLIGALSAGTHSDWRHDFEIGGRTWRLEMEPEMPLWQPGSTTEGRLFLGFSIFTAFLAVFATLSSAERHSLVSSQVAVQTAQLHQAASQLGTLNSELQQRIEERSQALAELHAKQEEIRAVLDHLLECVITIDSRGIVHSVNPAIEPLLGYRREELLGRSVSCLLTSPQRDQHNGDIEHYLRTGDQRIIGTTREVSVRHKDGHAVDLELSVSEYRAHGERFFIGTLRDIREQRALIASLTQAREDAEQASRAKSAFLAAMSHEIRTPMNGVVGLIDVLAQDQLSPHQADLIKAIRDSSGNLLGVIDDILDFSRIEAGKLEIEHEPLQLAELVDNLCNTLRPLASSQGVTLIHTLAADLPAWVASDAMRLRQILYNLIGNAIKFSGGRSARPGRVVVQVRTVGRKPLRVAISVADNGIGIAPEHLGNLFTPFTQAETSTTRRFGGSGLGLAICQRLVELLDGEIRVASTQGSGTLFNVELPLEVVEAPQAAGRPAAAGEEPLTPLPEPDAPSRRHILVVEDDLLNRKVIQQQLALLSYRFDMAGNGAEALAMWRAGDYDLILTDLHMPEMDGYQLAERIRSEEAGQRRIPILTLTANALRGEATRAQEAGMDEYLTKPIRLATLRAALQRWLPGPEAAAAETPACATDATPALLDPTALAALVGEDRQLIREILGDYRNALGSLQEQVLHAFTQDDLAAVGALAHRLKSSSRAVGAARLGQLCETLEQAVKHGDHAALERGIDEFRSLCAATGAGIERLLEAGDTA